The window TGCGTTACGAGAACGGCAAGCCGGTCGGCGTTACGCAGATCGTCGTTTCGCATCAGCATGTCGTTGAAGATCTGAGTTCGCGGCAGGTTCGCGATATCATCGAGCCGTATGTGCGCAAGGCTCTGCCAGACGGCTGGATCGGCAATGATGCGATCTGGCATATCAACCCGACCGGTAAATTCTTCATCGGCGGTCCGGATGGCGACACGGGCCTGACGGGACGCAAGATTATCGTAGACACTTACGGCGGTGCCGCGCCTCACGGTGGCGGTGCGTTCTCGGGTAAAGACCCGACGAAGGTTGACCGTTCTGCGGCCTACGCGGCGCGTTATCTGGCGAAAAACGTTGTTGCATCGGGCCTTGCCGATCGCTGCACGATCCAGCTTTCGTATGCCATCGGTGTGGCTAAGCCGTTGTCGATCTACGTCGACACGCACGGAACCGGCAAGGTGGACGAAGCGGCTATCGAAGCAGTGCTCGGCACCGTGATGGATCTGACGCCGCGTGGTATTCGCGCGCACCTCGATCTCAACAAGCCGATCTATGCAAGAACGTCGGCCTACGGACATTTCGGACGTCCGGCTGACAAGGATGGCGGCTTCTCGTGGGAGAAGACGGATCTTGCCCCGGCAATCAGCAAGGCCATCGGTTAAGTCCGGCGGCGGCTTTTCGGACTATAAAAGCGGCTGCGAAAGCGGCCGTTTTTCATTGGTGACAATCGCATGACGACGGACGATAGACGCGAACTTCGATCCTTCGGACGCAGGCGTGGGCGAAAGCCAAGTCCGCGTCAGGCGGATTTGCTGCGCGATGATCTTCCGCGATTTGGCTTCGACGTCGCGGAATTTTCTGACGGCGGCACCGCGTGGCTTGAAATCGGCTTTGGCGGGGGCGAGCATCTGCTTTGGCAGGCGCGGAACAATCCCGGCGTTCGTATTCTGGGGTGCGAGCCCTACGAAGACGGTGTCATCAAGGTGCTGAGCGCGGTTACTGACGGCGCTCTGGAAAACGTCCGCATTCACATGGGGGATGTGCGCGATGTTCTGCGGCAGTTGCCGCAGGCTTCTCTCGACCGGGCGTTCATCCTCTTTCCCGATCCTTGGCCGAAGCGGAAGCACCGCAAGCGCAGGCTCGTCAATCCGGCGCTTTTAGATTTGCTGGCGCATGCGCTGAAGCCCGGCGCCGAATTGCGTCTGGCGACCGATATCGGCGATTATGCGCGGACGATGCTTGAATCTTTTCGCGACGAGGCGCGGTTCCTATGGCAGGCCGAAAGCCCCGAGGATTGGCGCGTTCGGCCGGATGATTGGCCGGGCACACGGTATGAGGCGAAAGCCGAAGACGCGGGTCGGCGGCGATACTATTTCCGCTTCGTTAAGATTTGAAATGCGCTGAAGCCTTGCGTTATCCGGCGATCTCGCCTATTTAGGGCTTAATTCCAAGACTCGATAATCGAAATTGAGAGTGGACCTCCGGGCCCGCTCCAAACGGACTTTAAGCTCACGAATGCCCCTTAACGAACAGACCGACACACCGTCGCCTGAGGTTGCCGTCGATACGCGCCGCTTTCTGCGCGAAACCGGCGTTGCAGCCGATGTTGCCGCGATTGTCGAGCCAGTTCTCGAAGAGATGGGATTCCGGCTGGTCCGCGTGAAGGTTCAAGGCGGGGCCGCGGATAAAATCGTGCAGCTGATGGCCGAACGCCCCGATGGCTCAATTACCATCGATGAATGCGAGGCGATCTCGAAGCGCATTTCGCCGGTTATCGACGTGGCCGATCCGGTTTCTGGAAAGTATCGACTCGAAGTTTCGTCTCCCGGTATCGATCGGCCGCTGGTGCGACCCAGCGATTTCGAGGATTGGGCCGGTCACGAGATGAAAATCGAATTGACCGAGCCCGTTGATGGGCGGCGCAAGTTCAAGGGTGTTCTCGATGGATTCGAGGACGGTGAAGTTCGCATTACGGCTGACACCGGCGAAGAGGGTGTGCAGCATCTTGGTTTACCCGTGCATCTCATCGCAGACGCAAAACTGGTTCTGACTGACGAACTGGTTCGAGAAGCGCTGACGCGGGCGAAGGAACGCCACTCTAACCGGCCCGGAGACGGCGCCGAACTCGACGAAGACGATCTGGAGGATTGATCTATGGCCATGGCAGGCATCAGCGCCAACAGGCTTGAGCTTTTGCAAATTGCCGACGCCGTCGCGCGCGAAAAGACGATCGACAAGAAGATCGTTATCGAAGCGATGGAAGATGCAATCCAGAAGGCTGCGAAGTCGCGCTACGGAGCGGAAAACGACATTCGTTGCGAGATCGATCCCAAGACCGGCGAAGCGAAGCTGACGCGCGTGCTTGCTGTTGTCGACGAAGTTGAGAATGACGCGACGCAAATCACCGTCGCTGATGCGCAGAAGCGCAATCCCGATGCGAAGGCTGGCGATATGATCGCCGAAACGCTGCCGCCGCTCGAGTTTGGCCGCGTTGCCGCGCAGAACGCGAAGCAGGTGATCGTGCAGAAAGTGCGCGAAGCCGAACGCGACCGCCAGTTTGCCGAATACAAAGATCGCGTCGGAGATACGACGAACGGCACGGTCAAGCGCGTGGAATACGGCAACGTCGTTGTCGATCTTGGACGCGCCGAGGGCATCATTCGCCGCGATGAAATGATCCCGCGTGAGAACGTCCGTCTCGGTGATCGCATTCGTGCTTTCATCTATGACGTGCGCCGCGAGCAGCGCGGCCCGCAGATCTTCCTGACGCGCGCGCGTCCCGAATTCATGTCGGCATTGTTCCGCGCTGAAGTTCCGGAAATTTATGACGGTGTCGTCGAGATCAAGTCGGTTGCGCGCGATCCGGGCAGCCGTGCGAAGATTGCCGTGATTTCGAAGGATTCCTCGATCGATCCGGTCGGCGCTTGCGTCGGTATGCGTGGTGCGCGCGTGCAGGCGGTCGTCAATGAATTGCAGGGTGAGAAGGTCGATATCATCCAGTGGAATCCCGATGCAGCGAGCTTCATCGTGAACGCGCTGGCACCGGCGGAAGTCACGAAGGTGGTTCTGGACGAGGATTCAAACCGCATTGAAGTCGTCGTTCCGGAAGCGCAGCTTTCGCTTGCGATTGGGCGGCGCGGACAGAACGTGCGTCTTGCTTCGCAGCTGACCGGCTGGGACATCGATATTCTGACGGAACAGGAAGAGAGCGAGCGCCGGCAGAAAGAATTCGCTGAGCGCACGCAGCTTCTCATGGACTCGCTCGATGTCGACGAGGTCATCGCGCAGCTTCTCGTTACCGAAGGCTTCGCGAGCATCGAGGAAGTGGCGTACGTCGATCTTTCGGAAATTGCCCACATCGAAGGTTTCGACGAGGGCACGGCCGAACAGATTCAAAGCCGCGCGCGCGAATATCTGGAGCAGCAGGAAGCCGATCGTGACGCGAAGCGTCGCGAGCTTGGCGTTGCTGATGAACTGGCGGAAATCCCGGGCGTTACCACAGCGATGATGGTGGCGTTGGGCGAAAACGGCGTCAAAACCGTTGAAGATTTTGCCGACTGTGCAACGGACGAGCTGATCGGCTGGACCGAGCGCAAGAAGGAAAAGGACGCGGAAGCCGTCAAGCATAAGGGCTTCCTCGACGGCTTCGAGCTATCGCGCACGGACGTTGAGAACATGATCATGGCTGCGCGTGTTCACGCAGGCTGGATCAAGCAAGAAGATTTGGAAAAGGAAGAGGCTGCGGCTGACTCCGAAGACACTGAAGCCACGTCGGAAGACGCTGGCGCTCAGGGTTGACGAGGAATGTTCGGGAAGGCTGACGAGAGACGTGATCACAGACGAGCAACATCGGCTTCTGCAAGACGAGAGCGACAGCATCGCTCCCGCCTCGGAGCGTCGCTGTGCCGTCAGCCGCGAAAGTCTCGATAAGTCTCTTCTCATCCGGTTCGTGTTGTCGCCCGAAGGCGTCGTGGTGCCGGATATTGACCGGCGTTTGCCAGGACGCGGCGTGTGGGTCAGCGGCATTAAGACCGTCGTCGAGACGGCTGTGCGCACAAATGCTTTTGCGCGCAGCTTAAAGACGAAAGCGGACGTGCCTGCGGATCTCGCTCAGACGGTCGAAAGTCTGCTGGTTAAGCGGGTCGCGAATATATTTGCTCTTGCCAATAAGGCGGGGCTTGCGATTGCGGGCTTCGAGAAAGTTTTCGCAGCTCTCGACAAGGGGTCTGTTGCGGTGGTGCTTCACGGCACCGATGCCGCGGCCGATGGATGTTCCAAGATCGACCGGAAATTTAAGGCAATTCAAGGCTCTCGCGGCGTTTTGGCACCTATCGTCCAGGTGCTGACCATAGAGCAAATGAGTTTGGCCATAGGGCGGGGAAGTGTGGTACATGCTGCACTTACACCCGGAGGCCTGTCGAAACGGTTTCTCGAGGAAGCGGAGCGTTTGTCGCGCTACCAGTCCTCCGTGACAGATGCCGCTAAGGATTTTTCTGAAGCTAAGAGCGAAGGCTGAACGGATAACGCATGACGGATTCGAACGACCAGACCGATAAAACCCTTCGCGTGGGCGCGCGCAAGCCGCTGTCGCTACAGCGAACGGTTGAGTCTGGACATGTGCGGCAGAACTTCAGCCACGGCCGATCGAAGTCGGTTGTCGTCGAGAAGAAGAAGACGCGCCGCCTAGGCTCCGAGGGTGAGGCTCCTGTCGCCGCGCCGACGATCGAGAAGGTTCAGCCGGTTGCCAAGGCGCCGCCGGTTGCGCCGCCGCGTCCGTCTTCAGGCGCTGGGTCATCTCAGGGACGCACGCTCTCGTCGGAAGAACGCGCCGCGCGTGAACGCGCGCTGGCAGCTGCCCGTGCGGAAGAGCCAGTAAGAGCAGATGTCGAGCCCGTTCGCTTTGAGCCGGTTCGTCCGCCTGAGCCGCCTGCGGCTCGCGAAGAAACACCGGCCGCTCCGGCTGAACCTGTCGTAGCGAAGCCCGCAGCACCGGCTGCGCCCGCTCCAGCTCCTGCTCCGGCAGTTGAAGCGCGTCCTGCACCGTCGCGTGAATCGGCGCCGCGCGAGCGCACCGAATCAGCTCCGGCCGCACGTGACGGCGGACGTCCGCCATTCCAACGCAATCAGAGCCGCCCGACAGGGAATCCGGCTTATATGCCGCGCGCCGCGGGACGGCCGCGCGAAATTGAATTGCCGACTCCGCCTCGCCGCGGTGGTGCGCCTGCGTCTCCGGAAGCACCGGCTGTCGAAAAGCCAATGCGTCCCGTCCGCCCCACCGTTGTGCGTGAGCAGGTGGAAGAGGATGACAGCCGCAAGCGCGGTCCGGGCGGCGTGAAGGTTCCGCGCCCGGCCGTTAAGACCAACGACGACGGACGTCAGCGCCAGAAGCTCACGATCACGAACTTCGACCGTGAAGCTCAGGTGCGCTCGCTCGCTTCGCTCAAGCGCAAGCGCGAGAAGGAAAAGCTGAAAGCGATGGGCATTCAGCAGCCTCGCGAGAAGATCTCGCGCGAGGTGACCGTTCCTGAAGCCATCACGATTCAAGAGCTGTCTAATCGTATGGCGGAACGCGCCGTCGATCTCATCCGCTACCTGATGCAGCAAGGCGCAATGCATAAGATCACCGACGTGGTCGATGCAGATACGGCGGAACTCATCGTTCAGGAGTTCGGCCATACGCCGAAGCGTGTTTCGGAAGCGGACGTCGAAATTGGCTTCGTTGGCGATAAGGATGCTGACGACGTTAAGCTCGAAGCGCGTGCGCCTGTCGTTACGATCATGGGTCACGTCGACCACGGCAAGACCTCGCTGCTTGATGCGATCCGTTCGGCAAACGTCGTTTCGGGCGAAGCGGGTGGCATTACGCAGCACATCGGCGCCTATCAGGTGCAGACCTCGAATGGCGACAAGATCACGTTCATCGATACGCCAGGCCACGAAGCCTTTACGGCTATGCGTGCGCGCGGCGCGAAGGTGACGGACATCGTCGTGCTCGTGGTTGCGGCGGATGACGGCGTCATGCCGCAGACGATCGAGGCCATCAATCACGCCAAGGCGGGCAACGTTCCGATGATCGTGGCGATCAACAAGATCGACAAGCCACAGTCTGATCCGAACCGCGTTCGCACCGATCTTCTCTCGCAGGAGATCGTTGTCGAAAGCATGGGCGGTGAAACGCTCGAAGTGCCGGTTTCTGCTTTGAAGCGGACCAACCTCGACAAGCTTCTGGAGGCTATTCACCTCCAGGCAGAAATTCTCGATCTCAAGGCGAATGCAGACCGCAGCGCCGAGGGTATCGTGATTGAAGCGAAGCTTGAGCGCGGCCGCGGTCCTGTCGGCACGGTGCTCGTTCAGCGCGGTACTCTGAAGGTCGGTGATATCATCGTTGCGGGTACGGCGTGGGGACGCGTTCGTGCGCTGCTCAACGATCTCGGTTCGAACATCGCCTTGGCGGGGCCGTCGGTTCCGGCAGAGGTGCTGGGCTTCGACTCGGCACCGGAAGCAGGCGATCAGTTTGCCGTCGTCGAGAACGAGGCTCGCGCACGCGAACTCACGGATTACCGTATGCGCAAGCGTCGGGAGACGCTTGGATCGGCCGGCATCAAGAGCTCGCTCGAGCAGATGATGCAGCAGCTCAAGGATGCGGGTCGCAAGGAATTTGTGCTTGTGGTCAAGGGCGACGTGCAGGGGTCCGTCGAAGCGATTGCCGGTTCGCTCAAGAAGATCGGCAACGATGAAGTGGAAGCGCGGATCGTGCACTCTGGCGTCGGCGGTATCACGGAATCGGATATTGCGCTCGCCGCTGCTGCGAAGGCCATCGTCGTTGGCTTTAACGTGCGTGCCAATGTGCAGGCGAAGCAGGCGGCCGAAACTCAGGGCGTCGAAATTCGCTATTACAACATCATCTACGATCTCGTCGATGAAGTGAAAGCGGCGATGTCCGGATTGCTTGCGCCGACGAAGCGCGAAGTTTTCCTTGGTTACGCGACGATCAAGCAGGTCTTCACCATGTCCAAGGCGG is drawn from Hyphomicrobium methylovorum and contains these coding sequences:
- the nusA gene encoding transcription termination factor NusA; protein product: MAMAGISANRLELLQIADAVAREKTIDKKIVIEAMEDAIQKAAKSRYGAENDIRCEIDPKTGEAKLTRVLAVVDEVENDATQITVADAQKRNPDAKAGDMIAETLPPLEFGRVAAQNAKQVIVQKVREAERDRQFAEYKDRVGDTTNGTVKRVEYGNVVVDLGRAEGIIRRDEMIPRENVRLGDRIRAFIYDVRREQRGPQIFLTRARPEFMSALFRAEVPEIYDGVVEIKSVARDPGSRAKIAVISKDSSIDPVGACVGMRGARVQAVVNELQGEKVDIIQWNPDAASFIVNALAPAEVTKVVLDEDSNRIEVVVPEAQLSLAIGRRGQNVRLASQLTGWDIDILTEQEESERRQKEFAERTQLLMDSLDVDEVIAQLLVTEGFASIEEVAYVDLSEIAHIEGFDEGTAEQIQSRAREYLEQQEADRDAKRRELGVADELAEIPGVTTAMMVALGENGVKTVEDFADCATDELIGWTERKKEKDAEAVKHKGFLDGFELSRTDVENMIMAARVHAGWIKQEDLEKEEAAADSEDTEATSEDAGAQG
- the trmB gene encoding tRNA (guanosine(46)-N7)-methyltransferase TrmB gives rise to the protein MTTDDRRELRSFGRRRGRKPSPRQADLLRDDLPRFGFDVAEFSDGGTAWLEIGFGGGEHLLWQARNNPGVRILGCEPYEDGVIKVLSAVTDGALENVRIHMGDVRDVLRQLPQASLDRAFILFPDPWPKRKHRKRRLVNPALLDLLAHALKPGAELRLATDIGDYARTMLESFRDEARFLWQAESPEDWRVRPDDWPGTRYEAKAEDAGRRRYYFRFVKI
- a CDS encoding RNA-binding protein, coding for MITDEQHRLLQDESDSIAPASERRCAVSRESLDKSLLIRFVLSPEGVVVPDIDRRLPGRGVWVSGIKTVVETAVRTNAFARSLKTKADVPADLAQTVESLLVKRVANIFALANKAGLAIAGFEKVFAALDKGSVAVVLHGTDAAADGCSKIDRKFKAIQGSRGVLAPIVQVLTIEQMSLAIGRGSVVHAALTPGGLSKRFLEEAERLSRYQSSVTDAAKDFSEAKSEG
- the infB gene encoding translation initiation factor IF-2, whose protein sequence is MTDSNDQTDKTLRVGARKPLSLQRTVESGHVRQNFSHGRSKSVVVEKKKTRRLGSEGEAPVAAPTIEKVQPVAKAPPVAPPRPSSGAGSSQGRTLSSEERAARERALAAARAEEPVRADVEPVRFEPVRPPEPPAAREETPAAPAEPVVAKPAAPAAPAPAPAPAVEARPAPSRESAPRERTESAPAARDGGRPPFQRNQSRPTGNPAYMPRAAGRPREIELPTPPRRGGAPASPEAPAVEKPMRPVRPTVVREQVEEDDSRKRGPGGVKVPRPAVKTNDDGRQRQKLTITNFDREAQVRSLASLKRKREKEKLKAMGIQQPREKISREVTVPEAITIQELSNRMAERAVDLIRYLMQQGAMHKITDVVDADTAELIVQEFGHTPKRVSEADVEIGFVGDKDADDVKLEARAPVVTIMGHVDHGKTSLLDAIRSANVVSGEAGGITQHIGAYQVQTSNGDKITFIDTPGHEAFTAMRARGAKVTDIVVLVVAADDGVMPQTIEAINHAKAGNVPMIVAINKIDKPQSDPNRVRTDLLSQEIVVESMGGETLEVPVSALKRTNLDKLLEAIHLQAEILDLKANADRSAEGIVIEAKLERGRGPVGTVLVQRGTLKVGDIIVAGTAWGRVRALLNDLGSNIALAGPSVPAEVLGFDSAPEAGDQFAVVENEARARELTDYRMRKRRETLGSAGIKSSLEQMMQQLKDAGRKEFVLVVKGDVQGSVEAIAGSLKKIGNDEVEARIVHSGVGGITESDIALAAAAKAIVVGFNVRANVQAKQAAETQGVEIRYYNIIYDLVDEVKAAMSGLLAPTKREVFLGYATIKQVFTMSKAGKVAGCIVTEGKVERGAKVRLLRDNVVIHEGTLAVLKRFKDDVKEVVSGQECGMSFANYQDIREGDQIECFQVETIARSL
- the rimP gene encoding ribosome maturation factor RimP, translated to MPLNEQTDTPSPEVAVDTRRFLRETGVAADVAAIVEPVLEEMGFRLVRVKVQGGAADKIVQLMAERPDGSITIDECEAISKRISPVIDVADPVSGKYRLEVSSPGIDRPLVRPSDFEDWAGHEMKIELTEPVDGRRKFKGVLDGFEDGEVRITADTGEEGVQHLGLPVHLIADAKLVLTDELVREALTRAKERHSNRPGDGAELDEDDLED
- the metK gene encoding methionine adenosyltransferase, which translates into the protein MARKSFLFTSESVSEGHPDKVCDRISDEVVDAFYREGAKEKLDPWGIRAACETMATTNRVIIAGESRGPKGVTVESIQHLARQAIKDIGYEQDGFHWANCNIEVLLHSQSADIAAGVDALQPTNKEEGAGDQGIMFGYACNETPELMPAPIYYAHKILEDLAHARKAKDGDAAKLGPDSKSQVTVRYENGKPVGVTQIVVSHQHVVEDLSSRQVRDIIEPYVRKALPDGWIGNDAIWHINPTGKFFIGGPDGDTGLTGRKIIVDTYGGAAPHGGGAFSGKDPTKVDRSAAYAARYLAKNVVASGLADRCTIQLSYAIGVAKPLSIYVDTHGTGKVDEAAIEAVLGTVMDLTPRGIRAHLDLNKPIYARTSAYGHFGRPADKDGGFSWEKTDLAPAISKAIG